The following proteins are encoded in a genomic region of Glycine max cultivar Williams 82 chromosome 18, Glycine_max_v4.0, whole genome shotgun sequence:
- the LOC100306162 gene encoding C2H2-type zinc finger protein isoform X1, protein MIKRRFYKLDHGDREALDPSSSSSSDSEIEAEAEVDASEEESEEDVTAEVKPNDDEAGSTSSGYASEDGSASDVDVNSAGLLFSEDDAGAINERQVLINRELLIKCDTEKSNVLAEKKSLPTDTPSCVLKCKSVFKCKICPRIICLSEETLRDHLQSKRHARSEKLLSEGRLKAMLNSDGEIDNQEISEIQTKDTEDNAEKNHKRKNQHKKRLRKKKSDKANTRKILSTKGAAKRGRNK, encoded by the exons atgataaagagGAGGTTCTACAAGCTCGATCACGGTGATAGAGAGGCCTTGGAtccgtcttcttcttcttcttcggaCTCCGAGATTGAAGCCGAAGCCGAAGTCGATGCCTCTGAAGAAGAATCAGAGGAAGATGTAACAGCAGAAGTGAAACCGAATGATGATGAAGCTGGTTCAACTTCTTCTG GGTATGCAAGTGAGGATGGTTCTGCCAGTGATGTTGATGTCAACTCAGCAG GTCTGTTATTTAGTGAAGATGATGCTGGAGCTATAAATGAAAGACAAGTGCTTATTAACAGGGAGTTGCTGATTAAATGTGATACTGAAAAGTCTAATGTCTTGGCTGAAAAGAAATCCTTACCGACAGATACGCCATCCTGTGTCTTAAAATGCAAATCAGTATTTAAGTGCAAGATATGTCCCCGAATTATCTGTTTGTCTGAGGAGACTTTGCGGGATCATCTGCAATCAAAG AGACATGCTCGATCTGAAAAACTACTTAGTGAAGGTAGACTGAAGGCTATGCTCAACAGTGATGGTGAAATTGATAATCAAGAGATCTCAGAGATCCAAACTAAAGATACTGAG gaTAATGCTGAGAAGaatcacaaaagaaaaaatcagcATAAAAAGAGATTGAGAAAGAAG AAAAGTGACAAAGCAAACACAAGGAAAATACTGTCAACAAAAGGAGCAGCCAAGAGAGGGCGAAACAAATGA